The genomic stretch AAAATAGGTACTGTAAGCCCTGAAGAAGAAGATATGGAAATAGAAGTTAGTGGTAAATATGTTTTAAATGGCTTACCAAAAGATATTACTTTAACATCATCTGAATTAATTGATACTTTATCTGCTTTAGTTCAAGAAATTATTGAAGAAATAAGAGTTGTTTTTGAAAAAACTCCTCCTGAATTAGCAGCAGATATAAAGAAAAGAGGTATATATATAAGTGGCGGTGGTGCATTACTTAGAGGAATTGATAAAAAAATATCAGCAGGTTTAAATTTAAAGGTTACTATATCAGAAGATCCTTTAAATGCTGTTATTAATGGTATAGGTGTATTATTAAACAATTTCTCATTATATAATAAAGTTTTAGTATCAACAGAAACAGAATATTAATCTTAAGGAAAATAAAAATGAGTATAAAAAATCAGGTTGAAGCTATCATTTTTTTAGGTGGAGATGAGAATAAAATAAAAGATTTAGCTAAATTTTTTAAAATTTCCATTGAGGATATGTTAAAAATTCTTTTAGAATTAAAAGATGATAGAAAAGATACTGGAATAAACATTGAAGTTGATTCAGAAATTGTTTATCTATCAACTAATCCACTATATGGTGAAGTCATAAATAATTATTTTGAACAGGAAACAAAACCAAAAAAATTATCATCGGCTTCAATAGAGACCTTATCTATAATAGCTTATAAACAACCTGTTACAAAATCTGAAATTGAAAGTATTAGAGGAGTTTCTGTTGATAGAATCGTCTCAAATTTAGAAGAAAGAAAATTTGTTAGAAATTGTGGTAAACAGGAAACAGGAAGAAAGGCTAATCTGTATGAAGTAACTGATAAATTTTTATCATACTTAGGTATAAAAAATATAACTGAATTACCTGATTATGATTTATTAAAAGAAAAAATAAAAAGTATGGAGAATATAATTACTGATGAGGATTAACAAATTTCTATCAACTCTTGGTGTAGCTTCAAGAAGAGCTATTGATAAATATATTGAAGAAGGTAAAATTACTGTAAATGGAAATATTGCAACAACAGGAATGGATATAAATGAAAATGATACTATTCTTATAGATGGGAAAAAAATTGAAACTAACATAAACGAAGAAAAGGTTTATTTTATGTTGAATAAACCATTAGAAGTATTATCTGCTTCAAGTGATGATAGAGGTAGAAAAACTGTGGTTGATTTAATAAAAACTGATAAAAGAATTTTTCCTATTGGAAGGCTTGACTATATGACTAGTGGATTAATCTTACTTACTAACGATGGAGAATTATTTAATAAAATAGTTCACCCCAAATCTGAAATTTTTAAAAAATACTATATAAAAATTTTTGGTGAAATTAAAAGAGAAGAAATTGAGGAATTAAAAAAAGGTATTTTGCTAGATGATGGGAAAACACTACCAGCAAAAATATCTGGAATAAAATATGATAAAAATAAAACTTCTATGTATATTTCAATAAGAGAAGGTAGAAATAGACAAATTAGAAGAATGATAGAGAAATTTGGATATAAAGTTCTTATGCTAAGAAGAGAAAAAATTGGTGAATTATCTTTAGGAAATTTAGCAGAGGGAAAATACAGGGAATTAACAAAAGAAGAAATAGAATACTTATATTCAATTTAGGAGGGAAAATGGCACTTACAAGAGAAGAAGTTTTAAAAATTGCAAAATTATCAAAATTATCATTTAAAGAAGAAGAAATAGAAAAATTTCAGGTGGAATTAAATGATATTCTAGGATATATAGATATGTTAAATGAAGTTGATACATCAAAAGTTGAGCCATTGGTTTATATAAATGAGGCTGTCAATAATTTTAGAGAAAAAGAAGAAAAATCTTCATTATCAATAGATAAAGTTTTATTAAATGCACCTGAAAGTGCTGAAAATGCAATAGTAGTTCCTAAGGTTATTGGAGAGTAGGAGGGAGTATGTTTATTTATGAATTAACTGCTAAAGAATTGAGAGATAAATTTTTATCAGGAGAGCTTTTAGCAGAAGAAATAGTAAACTCATTCTATGAAAGAATAGAAAAAGTTGAAGGAAGAATAAAAAGTTTTGTATCTTTAAGAAAAGATGATGCTTTAAAAGAAGCTAGAAAACTTGATGAAAAAAGGAAAAATGGTGAAAAACTTGGAAAATTAGCAGGAATTCCTATTGCTATAAAAGATAATATTTTAATGGAAGGTGAAAAATCTACATCTTGTTCTAAAATATTAGAAAATTATATTGGAATTTATGATTCAACAGTTGTAAAAAAATTAAAAGAAGCAGATGCAATTATCATTGGTATTACAAATATGGATGAATTTGCTATGGGTTCTACTACAAAGACTTCTTTTCAACATATGACGTCTAATCCTTGGGATTTAGACAGAGTTCCTGGTGGTAGTAGTGGAGGATCAGCAGCTTCAGTTGCAGCACAAGAAGTCCCAATATCTTTAGGTTCTGATACAGGTGGAAGTGTAAGACAACCTGCATCATTTTGTGGAGTTGTTGGATTAAAACCAACTTATGGTAGGGTTTCAAGATATGGACTTATGGCTTTTGCTTCATCTTTTGACCAAATAGGAACACTTGCAAAAACTGTTGAAGATGTTGCTATTGGTTTAAATGTTATAGCAGGTGCTGATGACTATGATGCAACAGTTAGTAAAAAAGAAGTTCCTGATTATACAAAATTTTTAAATAAAGATATAAAGGGCTTAAAAATTGGATTACCAAAAGAATATTTTATTGATGGTTTAAACTCAGAAATAAAAAAAATCATAGATAACTCAGTACAAGCATTAAAAGAATTAGGAGCAGAAGTTGTTGAAATATCTTTGCCACATACAAAATATGCTATCCCAACTTATTATGTTCTTGCACCAGCAGAAGCAAGTTCTAATCTTGCTAGATTTGATGGTATTAGATATGGTTATAGAGCAAAAGATTATACAGATTTAGAAAGTCTATATGTAAAAACAAGAAGTGAAGGTTTTGGAGCAGAAGTTAAAAGAAGA from Fusobacterium simiae encodes the following:
- the scpB gene encoding SMC-Scp complex subunit ScpB, coding for MSIKNQVEAIIFLGGDENKIKDLAKFFKISIEDMLKILLELKDDRKDTGINIEVDSEIVYLSTNPLYGEVINNYFEQETKPKKLSSASIETLSIIAYKQPVTKSEIESIRGVSVDRIVSNLEERKFVRNCGKQETGRKANLYEVTDKFLSYLGIKNITELPDYDLLKEKIKSMENIITDED
- a CDS encoding pseudouridine synthase, which produces MRINKFLSTLGVASRRAIDKYIEEGKITVNGNIATTGMDINENDTILIDGKKIETNINEEKVYFMLNKPLEVLSASSDDRGRKTVVDLIKTDKRIFPIGRLDYMTSGLILLTNDGELFNKIVHPKSEIFKKYYIKIFGEIKREEIEELKKGILLDDGKTLPAKISGIKYDKNKTSMYISIREGRNRQIRRMIEKFGYKVLMLRREKIGELSLGNLAEGKYRELTKEEIEYLYSI
- the gatC gene encoding Asp-tRNA(Asn)/Glu-tRNA(Gln) amidotransferase subunit GatC; translation: MALTREEVLKIAKLSKLSFKEEEIEKFQVELNDILGYIDMLNEVDTSKVEPLVYINEAVNNFREKEEKSSLSIDKVLLNAPESAENAIVVPKVIGE
- the gatA gene encoding Asp-tRNA(Asn)/Glu-tRNA(Gln) amidotransferase subunit GatA, whose translation is MFIYELTAKELRDKFLSGELLAEEIVNSFYERIEKVEGRIKSFVSLRKDDALKEARKLDEKRKNGEKLGKLAGIPIAIKDNILMEGEKSTSCSKILENYIGIYDSTVVKKLKEADAIIIGITNMDEFAMGSTTKTSFQHMTSNPWDLDRVPGGSSGGSAASVAAQEVPISLGSDTGGSVRQPASFCGVVGLKPTYGRVSRYGLMAFASSFDQIGTLAKTVEDVAIGLNVIAGADDYDATVSKKEVPDYTKFLNKDIKGLKIGLPKEYFIDGLNSEIKKIIDNSVQALKELGAEVVEISLPHTKYAIPTYYVLAPAEASSNLARFDGIRYGYRAKDYTDLESLYVKTRSEGFGAEVKRRIMIGTYVLSAGFYDAYFKKAQKVRTLIKEDFENVLNEVDVILTPVAPSVAFKLSDTKTPIELYLEDIFTISANLAGVPAISLPGGLIDNLPVGVQFMGRPFDEETLIKVADALEKKIGRLNLPKLG